From one Lycium ferocissimum isolate CSIRO_LF1 chromosome 7, AGI_CSIRO_Lferr_CH_V1, whole genome shotgun sequence genomic stretch:
- the LOC132062189 gene encoding endo-1,4-beta-xylanase 5-like, with protein MVNASQQKLIQLTHLTLIFAAWVQVSHGDAHVALAFKGSFGIQRTGWAIARSGCWSMIKGGLILTTSGHVNLYLEANNTAIELWADSISVKPFSQEEWKFHQRQSTEKVRKTKVKIQAVDSQGQPLPNATVSLTQQKNNFPFGNAISQHILNNKAYQDWFISRFKYTVFENEMKWYSNEKIQGQQDYNLADAMLRLVQKHNVQVRGHNVFWDNPQDMPSWTRYLSPAQLSSAASRRINSVMNRYLGQLIHWDVVNENLHFSFLENKLGKNASAVYYKKANEIDSRAIPFLNDFNTIEHGFDGTSNPAKYLEKIRELRSNGYSGPLGIGLQGHFVKPNLPYIRSSLDMLASAGLPIWITELDVANTTNQEVYLEEIIREVHAHPGVKGIIMWAPWGPKGCYRMCLTDNNFKNLPTGDVVDKILKEWSHQGFSGTTDDNGFFETSLFHGDYEVEINHAEKITYSSGAQKGKVAGPNDGTGESSRYTIFA; from the exons ATGG TGAACGCATCTCAGCAAAAGTTAATTCAGCTCACCCATTTGACACTTATTTTTGCAGCTTGGGTACAAGTGAGCCATGGAGATGCTCACGTGGCTCTAGCATTCAAAGGATCATTTGGAATCCAACGTACTGGATGGGCTATTGCTCGTTCTGGTTGCTGGTCTATGATAAAAGGGGGCTTAATACTCACTACTTCAGGTCATGTGAACCTATATCTTGAG GCCAACAACACAGCCATCGAGTTATGGGCCGATAGCATATCAGTAAAGCCATTTTCTCAAGAGGAGTGGAAATTTCATCAACGTCAAAGTACTGAGAAG GTACGCAAAACTAAAGTGAAAATCCAAGCAGTGGATTCTCAAGGCCAACCATTACCAAACGCAACGGTCTCCCTCACACAACAAAAGAACAATTTCCCATTTGGCAATGCAATAAGCCAACACATCCTCAACAACAAAGCCTATCAAGATTGGTTCATATCACGATTCAAGTACACAGTTTTCGAGAACGAAATGAAATGGTACTCCAACGAGAAAATCCAGGGCCAACAGGACTACAACCTGGCGGATGCCATGCTTAGGCTTGTCCAAAAACATAACGTTCAAGTCCGGGGACACAACGTCTTTTGGGACAATCCTCAGGACATGCCCTCGTGGACCCGTTATCTTTCACCAGCACAACTCTCTTCAGCTGCATCAAGAAGGATAAATTCGGTGATGAATCGATACTTAGGCCAACTTATTCACTGGGATGTTGTGAATGAAAATCTGCACTTTTCATTTTTAGAGAATAAGCTCGGGAAAAACGCATCTGCTGTTTATTACAAGAAAGCTAATGAAATTGATAGCAGGGCAATTCCATTCTTGAATGATTTTAATACCATTGAACATGGATTTGATGGAACTTCAAATCCAGCAAAGTACTTAGAAAAAATTCGAGAGCTTCGATCCAATGGTTATAGTGGGCCTTTAGGAATTGGACTTCAGGGTCATTTTGTCAAACCAAATTTACCTTATATAAgatcttctcttgatatgcttGCTTCTGCTGGATTGCCAATTTGGATCACAGAGTTAGATGTTGCAAACACCACAAATCAG GAAGTATATTTGGAAGAGATTATAAGAGAGGTTCATGCACATCCAGGAGTGAAAGGAATAATAATGTGGGCGCCATGGGGTCCCAAAGGATGTTATAGAATGTGTTTGACTGATaacaatttcaagaatttgCCGACTGGAGATGTTGTTGACAAGATCCTTAAAGAGTGGAGTCACCAGGGATTTTCTGGTACTACTGATGACAATGGTTTTTTTGAAACTTCGCTTTTTCATGGAGACTATGAAGTTGAAATTAATCATGCTGAAAAAATAACATATTCCTCCGGGGCTCAGAAAGGTAAGGTGGCAGGACCAAATGATGGAACTGGGGAAAGTTCACGTTACACAATTTTTGCTTGA